A window of Longispora fulva contains these coding sequences:
- a CDS encoding TRAP transporter permease: MSVDNSPSPPGDAGDSVSTLDDQGKTAITGDAVDALAARFEDERPAEELTGWPRIAVSTVAGIVSVFVLAQVFLPVPQGNQYFLMLFLAGVLPLVFVCYRGFGPRSLDGVLAAAAFVVCLYPVATGFDAFLDRQGSLSTLDTVMGGLLLVLILEGCRRTTGWVLPVVCLAFLGYAYYGGYLPQSWAIAHAGMDFDQIVDALYNTSSGFYGTPLDVCASYIVLFTLYGAVLNSSGAGRFFVDLSVAAFRRSRTAPGRTAVASGFLLGTVSGSGAATAVSVGAVTWPILRRAGYPAENAGGMLAAAGVGAILSPPTLGAAAFIIAEYLRVSYLQVLLWATIPTLLYYLGILLAVEIDARKFGVRPVAFDGQSAGRLLARFGYHFASLFAIVGFLAMDLSAPRAVVYATLLAFALSFLDPTRRIGHRRLAETLATGTRGVLPVAAVCAAAGVITAMTTKTGLGPQLAELLVKGAAAVTDDPTGVLALTAVFSAVALMMLGLAVPVTASFIIGWVIIGPALLALHVSPPEAAMFVFYYSVLSEVTPPTALAAVAASAITGGRVIPTMWQAGKYALPAFLAPLAFVLTDHGAYLLARGPVLGILWATLVACLAVAALAMATGGWLLGPAHPVERLLAGAAALLLLYLEPASIGAGLACVTAAVLVHVIRRRKAHA, encoded by the coding sequence ATGTCCGTCGATAACAGTCCGAGTCCGCCCGGTGACGCGGGGGACAGCGTATCGACCCTAGACGATCAAGGGAAGACTGCGATCACCGGCGATGCCGTCGATGCGCTCGCGGCCCGGTTCGAGGACGAGAGACCGGCCGAGGAACTGACCGGCTGGCCACGGATCGCCGTGTCCACAGTAGCCGGAATCGTGTCGGTGTTCGTGCTGGCCCAGGTGTTCCTACCGGTGCCGCAGGGCAACCAGTACTTCCTGATGCTCTTCCTGGCCGGCGTGCTGCCGCTCGTCTTCGTCTGCTACCGGGGGTTCGGTCCGAGGTCCCTCGACGGCGTCCTGGCCGCCGCCGCGTTCGTGGTGTGCCTCTACCCGGTCGCGACCGGGTTCGACGCGTTCCTGGACCGGCAGGGCTCACTGTCCACGCTCGACACGGTCATGGGCGGCCTGCTGCTGGTCCTGATCCTGGAGGGCTGCCGGCGGACCACCGGTTGGGTGCTGCCCGTCGTCTGCCTGGCGTTCCTGGGCTACGCCTACTACGGCGGCTACCTGCCCCAGAGCTGGGCGATCGCCCACGCAGGCATGGACTTCGACCAGATCGTCGACGCGCTGTACAACACGTCCAGCGGCTTCTACGGCACCCCGCTGGACGTGTGCGCCAGCTACATCGTGCTGTTCACCCTCTACGGCGCGGTGCTCAACTCCTCCGGTGCGGGGAGGTTCTTCGTGGACCTGTCGGTGGCGGCGTTCCGCCGGTCGCGTACCGCGCCGGGCCGCACGGCCGTGGCCAGCGGCTTCCTGCTCGGCACGGTCTCCGGCTCCGGCGCGGCGACGGCGGTCAGCGTCGGGGCGGTCACCTGGCCGATCCTGCGCCGGGCCGGCTACCCGGCGGAGAACGCCGGCGGCATGCTCGCGGCGGCCGGGGTGGGCGCGATCCTGTCCCCTCCGACGCTGGGCGCGGCGGCGTTCATCATCGCCGAGTACCTGCGGGTGTCCTACCTGCAGGTCCTGCTCTGGGCCACGATCCCCACCCTGCTGTACTACCTGGGCATCCTGCTCGCCGTCGAGATCGACGCGCGCAAGTTCGGCGTGCGTCCGGTGGCGTTCGACGGCCAGTCAGCCGGCCGGCTGCTCGCCCGGTTCGGCTACCACTTCGCCTCCCTGTTCGCGATCGTCGGTTTCCTGGCCATGGACCTGTCGGCTCCCCGGGCGGTCGTGTACGCCACCCTGCTCGCCTTCGCGCTCAGCTTCCTCGACCCGACCCGCCGGATCGGCCACCGGAGACTCGCGGAGACCCTGGCGACCGGTACCCGTGGCGTGCTCCCGGTCGCCGCCGTGTGCGCCGCCGCCGGGGTGATCACGGCGATGACCACGAAGACCGGGCTCGGCCCGCAACTCGCGGAGCTCCTGGTCAAGGGCGCCGCGGCGGTGACGGACGACCCGACGGGCGTGCTGGCCCTGACCGCGGTGTTCTCGGCGGTCGCGCTGATGATGCTGGGCCTGGCGGTGCCGGTGACCGCCAGCTTCATCATCGGCTGGGTGATCATCGGGCCGGCGCTGCTCGCCCTGCACGTCAGCCCGCCCGAGGCCGCCATGTTCGTCTTCTACTACTCGGTGCTGTCCGAGGTCACCCCGCCGACGGCGCTCGCGGCCGTGGCCGCCTCGGCGATCACCGGCGGGCGAGTGATCCCGACGATGTGGCAGGCCGGCAAGTACGCCCTGCCGGCGTTCCTCGCCCCGCTCGCGTTCGTGCTCACCGACCACGGCGCATACCTGCTGGCCCGGGGCCCGGTCCTCGGCATCCTGTGGGCCACCCTGGTCGCCTGCCTGGCGGTGGCGGCCCTCGCGATGGCCACCGGCGGCTGGCTGCTGGGCCCCGCGCACCCGGTCGAACGGCTGCTGGCGGGTGCCGCGGCCCTGTTGCTCCTGTACCTCGAACCGGCGAGCATCGGCGCGGGCCTGGCCTGCGTGACCGCCGCAGTGCTCGTCCACGTGATCCGACGACGGAAGGCCCACGCATGA